One Archocentrus centrarchus isolate MPI-CPG fArcCen1 chromosome 10, fArcCen1, whole genome shotgun sequence genomic region harbors:
- the LOC115787059 gene encoding protocadherin gamma-C5-like: protein MTKRMGYRDWGWLALWWHHFFLLWSTINGQTRYSIPEELKRGSVVGNIAKDLGLGLSEIFDRDLRVASEAGEQYFSVDAGKGELVVNDRIDREALCGQSTSCVLPLQIILENPLTLHRIEVEIKDINDNSPSFHTKELSLKIAESAAVGTRLVLESAEDSDVESNSVKSYTLTRNECFTLKMKEVEDGKAVPELVLEKPLDREKKAVHQLLLTALDGGNPVMSGTSQITITVLDNNDNFPVFEKNTYKVSLQENTAKDTFVIKIAATDADEGPNGEVEFSFGSRTPESVLSVFDINPLNGKIHLKGDLDYEKATSYKVEIMARDKGVPEMESHCRLQIDILDINDNTPEIVLTSEPKPIREDAPSGTVVALLNARDADSGDNSKVILKLPQGSPFTLKRSYSNNYALVTNGPLDRERSTEYNIEITATDSGSPPLSSKKIIPVTITDVNDNAPVFSQRTYTVYLKENGVPGSILYSVSASDLDIDENAKISYSILDSKVQDVSVSSYVYINSDNGSIYSMHSFDYEKLKVFQIQVQAKDQGSPSLSSNATVHVFILDQNDNAPAVIYPSAAALGSLSHQRMPRSAKAGHLVTKVTAVDADSGHNAWISYRLAEATDASLFTVNLYTGEVRTKRAVSEQDDSSQRLLIEIKDDGEPIQSSTMTVSIVLEDGLHEPILDLRHKAAEPSKKTGRITLYLILSLASVSVLSLLTFLILAVKCIRSSRSSGNCCMRRTDCDDYKNPNRNLQIQLNTDGPIKYVEVLGGDMLSQSQSFRSCMSPMSEYSDFTLIKPSSTTDFKEVISVLDASLPDSTWTFESQQVRRKLFFLSHYLNYLTI from the coding sequence ATGACAAAGAGAATGGGATACCGAGACTGGGGATGGCTGGCTCTTTGGTGGCATCATTTCTTTCTCTTGTGGAGTACAATAAACGGACAGACTCGTTACAGTATCCCAGAGGAGCTAAAACGGGGATCCGTGGTAGGAAATATTGCAAAAGATCTGGGTTTGGGACTGTCTGAAATTTTTGACCGTGACCTGCGTGTCGCGTCTGAGGCTGGAGAGCAGTATTTCAGTGTGGATGCGGGGAAGGGCGAGCTGGTGGTGAATGACAGAATAGACAGAGAGGCTTTATGTGGACAAAGCACCAGCTGTGTATTGCCTTTGCAAATAATTCTTGAAAATCCTCTAACTTTACATCGAATTGAGGTGGAAATAAAAGATATAAATGATAATTCTCCAAGCTTTCATACAAAGGAGCTGTCTTTGAAAATTGCCGAGTCCGCAGCAGTGGGAACTCGTCTTGTTTTGGAGAGTGCAGAGGATTCAGACGTTGAAAGTAATTCGGTAAAATCCTACACACTGACGAGAAATGAGTGTTTTACGTTGAAAATGAAGGAGGTTGAGGATGGCAAAGCAGTGCCCGAGTTAGTGTTAGAGAAGCCTCTTGATCGAGAGAAGAAGGCAGTTCATCAGCTACTGCTGACTGCGTTAGACGGGGGGAACCCAGTCATGTCTGGTACCTCACAAATAACCATCACAGTACttgataataatgataatttcccagtgtttgaaaaaaatacatataaagtTTCTTTACAAGAGAATACTGCAAAAGATACATTTGTAATTAAAATTGCAGCGACAGATGCTGACGAGGGCCCAAACGGAGAAGTTGAATTCTCATTTGGTTCGCGGACTCCCGAATCCGTGTTATCAGTATTTGACATCAACCCATTAaatggaaaaatacatttgaaaggcGACTTAGATTATGAAAAAGCCACGTCCTACAAAGTTGAAATTATGGCAAGAGATAAGGGTGTTCCCGAAATGGAGAGTCACTGTCGTCTACAGATAGATATTTTGGATATAAATGACAACACTCCAGAAATTGTTCTCACCTCTGAACCAAAGCCAATTCGTGAAGATGCACCTAGTGGCACAGTTGTGGCTTTGCTCAATGCACGTGATGCTGACTCCGGTGATAATAGTAAAGTAATACTGAAACTACCCCAAGGTTCTCCTTTCACTCTAAAACGATCCTATTCTAATAATTATGCGCTGGTTACCAATGGTCCTTTAGACAGAGAGAGATCTACAGAGTATAATATAGAGATAACAGCCACTGATTCAggatctcctcctctgtccagtAAGAAAATCATACCTGTCACTATCACCGATGTGAATGACAATGCTCCTGTATTCAGTCAACGAACCTATACTGTGTATTTAAAAGAGAATGGAGTACCGGGCTCTATACTGTACTCAGTATCAGCATCTGACCTGGATATTGACGAAAATGCAAAGATCTCTTACTCTATACTGGACTCTAAAGTGCAGGACGTTTCTGTCTCATCTTATGTTTACATTAACTCAGATAACGGCAGCATCTACAGCATGCACTCGTTTGATTATGAGAAACTGAAGGTGTTTCAGATTCAGGTTCAGGCAAAGGATCAGGGCTCTCCGTCTCTCAGCAGCAACGCCACTGTCCATGTTTTTATCCTAGACCAGAACGACAATGCCCCCGCTGTTATTTACCCCTCCGCCGCCGCCCTGGGCTCCCTCTCTCATCAGAGGATGCCCCGCTCCGCTAAAGCGGGTCACCTGGTTACCAAGGTGACGGCCGTGGACGCTGACTCTGGCCATAACGCCTGGATCTCCTACAGACTGGCGGAGGCCACAGACGCCTCTCTGTTCACTGTCAATCTGTACACAGGGGAGGTGAGGACTAAACGCGCTGTGTCCGAGCAGGACGACTCCTCTCAGAGGTTGCTTATAGAGATCAAGGACGACGGGGAACCGATCCAGTCCTCCACAATGACTGTGTCCATCGTGCTGGAGGACGGTCTCCATGAGCCCATCTTAGACCTCCGACATAAAGCGGCCGAGCCCAGCAAGAAAACTGGGAGAATCACCCTTTATTTGATTCTCTCTCTGGCCTCGGTGTCCGTGCTGTCTCTGCTGACTTTTCTCATCTTAGCGGTTAAATGCATcaggagcagcagaagcagcggTAATTGCTGCATGAGACGGACCGACTGTGATGATTACAAGAACCCCAACAGAAACCTGCAGATTCAGCTCAACACTGATGGACCTATAAAGTACGTGGAGGTCCTGGGAGGAGACATGTTGTCTCAGAGTCAGTCCTTCAGGTCCTGCATGTCTCCAATGTCAGAGTACAGTGATTTCACTCTGATTAAACCCAGCAGCACCACAGACTTTAAGGAGGTGATCAGTGTGCTGGATGCGTCTTTACCGGACAGCACCTGGACCTTTGAGAGCCAGCAGGTGAggagaaaattattttttctctctcattatCTTAATTATCTCACCATTTAA
- the LOC115786637 gene encoding protocadherin gamma-A11-like, whose product MGVLCYLTENKFSLWPLVLCISVAEMAVGQVRYSIPEEMAMGSVVGNIIQDLGLDIKRLKSGRARIFTEDGSEYIGLNADKGTLVVAKRIDREELCKQVSPCSLHFQIILENPMELHRIDVEILDINDNAPYFSKKEYNFQVIESASPGARYSLESASDPDVAMNTIQTYKLNPTANFKLNVVSLPDRTKYIEMVLHTSLDREKQEEHKLTLTAFDGGDPQKSGSVKINVIVLDANDNAPVFSQSVYRVTVPENAPKGTVILTVSATDNDKGTNEEVTFSFSQHTSRASSLFLIDPHNGEMAVTGVLDYEKAKHYEIDIEATDKGGLTDTSKVLIDVTDQNDNAPVVSIISFSNPIPEDSPLNTVIAMLNIKDLDSGKNSQVRCYISPNLPFKIKSSAPNFYSLISDDVLDRETVPEYNITITAVDGGFPPFSTNKTINLKISDVNDHAPTFPQQFLTAFVTENNSPGMPLLTVKASDMDYGSNARISYFLEDNQLNGMSASAYFSVNAERGEILAVRSFDYEQTKEFQFRVKAQDGGSPPLSSNVTIKIMVQDQNDNAPQVLYPVQTGGSLVAEMVPRSADVGYLVTKVVAVDVDSGQNAWLSYKLQKATDRALFEVGLQNGEIRTIRQVTDKDAMKQRLTVTVEDSGQPSRSSTVTVNVAVADSFPEVLSEFTDYTHDKEYNDNLTFYLVLALAVVSFLFITCLVVIISVKVYRWRRERFFLQIQRESSCYSILPAPLRRRRGHRYAEAGVQL is encoded by the coding sequence ATGGGTGTTCTTTGTTATTTGACCgaaaataaattttcattgtggCCGCTGGTTCTCTGCATCAGCGTCGCAGAAATGGCTGTCGGTCAGGTCCGTTATTCTATACCAGAGGAGATGGCAATGGGATCTGTTGTCGGGAATATAATTCAAGATCTAGGTTTGGATATTAAGCGACTGAAATCTGGGCGGGCTAGGATATTTACCGAGGACGGCAGTGAGTACATTGGTCTGAATGCAGATAAAGGGACTTTGGTAGTGGCTAAAAGGATAGACAGAGAAGAATTGTGCAAGCAAGTGTCTCCGTGTTCTCTTCATTTTCAAATAATCCTTGAAAATCCTATGGAGCTACACAGAATCGATGTAGAGATTTTAGATATCAATGATAACGCTCCGTATTTTTCTAAGAAGGAATACAATTTCCAGGTTATTGAATCTGCCTCACCGGGGGCTCGTTATTCTTTAGAGAGTGCCAGTGATCCCGATGTAGCAATGAACACCATTCAAACATACAAACTCAATCCTACAGCTAATTTCAAATTGAACGTTGTATCTCTGCCTGATCGAACAAAATATATTGAAATGGTTCTTCACACGTCTcttgacagagaaaaacaagaagagCATAAATTAACTCTGACAGCATTTGACGGCGGTGATCCTCAAAAATCGGGTTCAGTCAAAATAAACGTCATTGTTCTGGACGCAAACGACAATGCGCCAGTATTCAGCCAGTCTGTTTACAGGGTTACGGTTCCTGAAAACGCACCGAAGGGCACTGTTATTTTAACAGTCAGCGCCACTGATAATGATAAGGGAACAAATGAAGAGGTAACATTTTCGTTCTCACAGCATACCAGTAGGGCATCATCCCTGTTTCTTATAGACCCCCACAACGGGGAAATGGCTGTAACTGGTGTTTTAGATTACGAAAAAGCTAAACATTATGAAATAGATATTGAAGCCACAGACAAAGGAGGGCTTACGGACACAAGCAAGGTGTTAATTGACGTGACCGACCAAAATGATAATGCCCCTGTAGTTAGCATTATTTCCTTCTCCAATCCCATACCGGAAGATTCGCCTCTAAATACCGTCATAGCAATGCTCAACATCAAAGACTTGGACTCAGGTAAAAATAGTCAAGTTAGGTGTTATATTAGCCCAAATTTGCCTTTCAAAATCAAGTCCTCAGCACCTAATTTTTATAGTTTGATATCTGATGATGTTTTGGACCGTGAAACAGTGCCAGAATATAATATAACAATAACCGCAGTAGATGGGGGTTTCCCACCTTTCTCCACAAACAAgactattaatttaaaaatatcgGACGTAAATGACCACGCCCCGACGTTCCCGCAACAATTTTTAACCGCTTTTGTCACTGAAAATAATTCACCTGGTATGCCACTCCTCACTGTCAAAGCTAGCGACATGGACTATGGTAGTAATGCGCGCATTTCCTATTTTCTTGAGGATAATCAACTGAATGGCATGTCAGCCTCTGCTTATTTTTCAGTGaatgcagagagaggagagatacTTGCTGTGCGTTCCTTTGACTATGAACAAACAAAAGAGTTCCAGTTTCGCGTCAAAGCGCAGGATGGAGGCTCTCCTCCACTCAGCAGCAATGTAACTATAAAAATAATGGTCCAGGATCAAAACGACAATGCCCCTCAGGTTCTGTACCCAGTCCAGACTGGTGGCTCTCTGGTGGCTGAAATGGTGCCTCGTTCAGCAGATGTGGGCTATCTGGTAACTAAAGTGGTGGCTGTTGATGTGGACTCTGGACAGAACGCCTGGCTCTCCTATAAACTGCAGAAAGCCACAGACAGGGCCCTGTTTGAAGTGGGCTTACAGAATGGAGAAATAAGAACTATCCGCCAAGTCACTGATAAAGATGCCATGAAACAAAGACTGACTGTTACAGTGGAGGACAGCGGGCAGCCCTCTCGTTCATCTACAGTCACAGTTAACGTGGCGGTGGCGGACAGCTTCCCTGAAGTGCTGTCGGAGTTCACTGACTATACACACGACAAGGAGTACAATGACAACCTAACTTTTTACTTAGTCTTGGCTCTGGCTGTAGTTTCCTTCCTTTTCATTACGTGTTTAGTCGTTATTATATCTGTGAAAGTCTACAGGTGGAGACGTGAGCGGTTTTTTTTACAAATCCAGCGGGAATCTTCCTGTTATTCCATATTACCCGCCCCTTTACGCAGACGTAGGGGGCACCGGTACGCTGAAGCAGGGGTTCAGTTATGA